From Candidatus Limnocylindria bacterium, a single genomic window includes:
- a CDS encoding ABC transporter permease, translating to MSWYLRRHPRVFIGGGLVAFLILVAVFAPWIARYDPTLVNVSQSLEPPGPDHWFGTDDLGRDVFSRTVYGSRISLSVGLIAVGIGFFTGVSIGLFAGYVGGLVDLLAMRAIDALLAFPALILAISITAAFQKPELWHAMVAIGVVAVPLYTRLTRGQVLSVRERDFVLAARTIGARPTRIVLRHIFPNITNPLVVQATLSIAFAILAEATLSFLGFGAQPPTPTWGADINYSQRWLSNLKWWMSVGPGLGIFLAVFAFNFFGDALRDALDPRLRRSGT from the coding sequence GTGAGCTGGTACCTGAGACGGCACCCGCGCGTTTTCATCGGCGGCGGTCTCGTCGCCTTTCTCATCCTGGTCGCGGTCTTCGCGCCGTGGATCGCTCGGTACGATCCGACACTCGTCAACGTCAGCCAATCGCTCGAGCCGCCGGGCCCCGATCACTGGTTCGGCACCGACGACCTTGGACGGGATGTGTTCTCACGCACCGTCTACGGTTCACGGATCTCCCTATCGGTCGGCCTGATCGCCGTCGGCATCGGATTCTTCACCGGCGTGAGCATTGGTTTGTTCGCCGGGTATGTCGGTGGCCTTGTGGACCTGCTCGCTATGCGCGCGATCGATGCTCTCTTGGCCTTTCCGGCTTTGATCCTCGCGATATCGATCACCGCAGCCTTCCAGAAGCCGGAACTCTGGCACGCGATGGTCGCGATCGGCGTGGTTGCCGTGCCGCTGTATACGCGCCTCACGCGTGGCCAGGTCCTGTCGGTTCGCGAGCGTGACTTCGTGCTCGCGGCACGCACCATCGGGGCGCGACCGACTCGCATCGTGCTGCGGCACATCTTTCCGAACATCACGAATCCTCTGGTGGTGCAGGCAACGCTCTCGATCGCGTTCGCGATCCTCGCCGAGGCGACGCTGTCGTTCTTGGGTTTCGGCGCGCAGCCGCCGACACCGACCTGGGGCGCGGATATCAACTACTCCCAACGGTGGCTTTCGAACCTGAAGTGGTGGATGAGCGTGGGGCCAGGTCTCGGGATCTTCTTGGCCGTTTTCGCCTTCAACTTCTTCGGCGACGCCCTGCGGGATGCGCTCGATCCACGGCTGCGTCGCTCGGGGACCTAG
- a CDS encoding FAD-binding oxidoreductase translates to MSTVIVGGGVVGCAAAFFLAERGEHDVVLLERDQLGQGTSKGGLGGIRHQFVDELDVRLSKLAVAFWRSFEDRTGSRHDFQQRGYLFVAETPEGLAQLREPMPLFEGVGVNVEMVDRSEIERLVPGIRTDDLAGGRFGAEDGYGDPIEALAGFAAAAQLAGVKIREGVAALEVIRDGGRVTGVRTSDGVVACERILLATGCWTASLAATAGVAVPIWPYARSIMESRPYPALSRIPMTIEWESGFHFRPKGAAQRFAMPNLTGDGRVEKGPGSPPASFVPGEFAPLVVPQSLEPWVRTRAAWRHRLFADLRITSSWSCYYEMTPDDHPIVGAVPGVTGLYVAAGFSGHGFMHTPATAQLVVEEMLDGRAHTLDIADLSLERFVSGRRPFTPTVL, encoded by the coding sequence GTGTCGACGGTCATCGTGGGCGGCGGTGTCGTCGGCTGCGCCGCCGCGTTCTTCCTCGCCGAGCGCGGCGAGCACGATGTCGTCCTGCTCGAGCGGGATCAGCTCGGGCAGGGGACCAGCAAGGGCGGGCTCGGCGGCATCCGCCATCAATTCGTCGACGAGCTCGACGTGCGGCTCTCGAAGCTCGCCGTCGCGTTCTGGCGTTCGTTCGAAGACCGGACCGGCTCGCGACACGACTTCCAGCAGCGCGGCTACCTCTTTGTTGCCGAAACACCCGAAGGCCTGGCGCAGCTCCGCGAGCCGATGCCGCTGTTCGAGGGCGTCGGTGTGAACGTCGAGATGGTCGACCGGTCCGAGATCGAGCGGCTTGTGCCGGGCATCCGCACCGACGACCTCGCCGGCGGCCGCTTCGGCGCCGAGGACGGCTACGGCGATCCCATCGAGGCGCTCGCGGGATTCGCCGCGGCGGCGCAGCTCGCTGGTGTGAAGATCCGCGAAGGTGTCGCCGCGCTCGAGGTCATCCGCGACGGCGGCCGTGTGACCGGCGTGCGGACCTCCGACGGCGTCGTCGCGTGCGAGCGCATCCTGCTCGCGACCGGCTGCTGGACGGCCTCGCTCGCCGCGACAGCCGGCGTCGCGGTGCCGATCTGGCCGTATGCGCGGTCGATCATGGAGTCGCGTCCCTACCCGGCGCTGTCGCGCATTCCGATGACGATCGAGTGGGAGTCCGGATTCCATTTCCGGCCAAAGGGCGCCGCGCAGCGCTTCGCGATGCCGAACCTCACCGGCGACGGCCGGGTCGAGAAAGGTCCGGGGTCCCCGCCCGCTTCCTTCGTCCCGGGGGAGTTCGCGCCGCTCGTCGTACCGCAGTCCCTCGAGCCGTGGGTCCGCACGCGCGCCGCGTGGCGCCATCGACTCTTCGCGGACCTGCGCATCACGTCCTCGTGGTCCTGCTACTACGAGATGACGCCCGACGACCATCCGATCGTCGGCGCGGTGCCCGGAGTCACGGGTTTGTACGTCGCGGCGGGATTCTCTGGTCATGGGTTCATGCACACGCCGGCGACGGCGCAGCTCGTCGTCGAGGAGATGCTCGACGGGCGCGCGCACACGCTCGACATCGCCGACCTCTCGCTCGAGCGCTTCGTGAGCGGCCGCCGTCCCTTCACCCCGACGGTGCTCTGA
- a CDS encoding class I SAM-dependent methyltransferase, whose amino-acid sequence MKDARVQFGKTAAAYVSSTTHASGEDLERLIAVAAPRPGERALDVGCGVGHTLRRIAPLVAFAVGADATFEMMQAGRASVVTAPNAAFAQSDATALPFAGATFDLATCRLAAHHFTDAAAAFRDVRRILRPGGRLVLVDNYAPDDPALDTFINELEKLRDASHVRNHTIAGWRALLEDAGLRTSVESDLLTTKITTEGWLERSQTPADRAAEVRRRLRDAPTAARAAFHITDTTFAVPKIVILAYHDVAAAWGGTLR is encoded by the coding sequence GTGAAGGACGCCCGCGTCCAGTTCGGCAAGACCGCGGCCGCGTATGTGTCGAGCACGACGCACGCATCCGGCGAGGATCTCGAGCGGCTCATCGCCGTCGCGGCGCCGCGGCCCGGCGAGCGCGCGCTGGACGTCGGTTGCGGCGTTGGCCACACGCTGCGGCGCATCGCGCCCCTCGTCGCCTTCGCCGTCGGAGCCGACGCGACGTTCGAGATGATGCAGGCCGGTCGTGCAAGCGTCGTGACCGCCCCGAACGCGGCGTTCGCGCAGTCCGACGCGACCGCGCTCCCCTTCGCGGGTGCGACGTTCGATCTTGCGACGTGCCGCCTCGCGGCGCATCACTTCACCGACGCCGCGGCCGCGTTCCGCGACGTGCGCCGCATCCTGCGGCCCGGCGGCCGCCTGGTGCTCGTCGACAACTACGCGCCGGACGATCCGGCGCTCGATACGTTCATCAACGAACTCGAAAAGCTGCGCGACGCCTCACACGTCCGCAACCACACGATCGCCGGCTGGCGCGCACTGCTCGAGGACGCCGGCCTGCGCACGAGCGTCGAGTCGGACCTGCTGACGACGAAGATCACGACCGAAGGCTGGCTCGAGCGCTCGCAGACGCCGGCGGACCGCGCCGCCGAAGTACGACGCAGGCTGCGCGATGCACCCACGGCGGCACGCGCCGCATTCCATATCACCGACACGACGTTCGCGGTGCCGAAGATCGTCATCCTCGCGTACCACGACGTTGCCGCGGCGTGGGGTGGCACCCTTCGATAG
- a CDS encoding NAD(P)H-hydrate epimerase, whose protein sequence is MAPFDSLPLLRDVPSATAAQMAEADRIASEELGIPLELLMENASHQIAVAARLFLGNVAGKRIVALAGSGNNGGDALGAVRHLSGWGAHVGVVLSGPAERLRQLARRQHDILANLGIVGGTTVDEADLLIDGLLGYSASGPPRDAVADLIRAANASRLPILAVDLPSGLHPDTGEPLGVTIRAALTVTLALPKRGLIGTRSRALVGDLLLADIGIPPQAFDRLTLETRGLFEDGDLVRIIR, encoded by the coding sequence GTGGCACCCTTCGATAGCCTTCCCTTACTCCGCGACGTCCCATCCGCGACCGCCGCGCAGATGGCCGAGGCCGACCGGATCGCGTCGGAGGAGCTCGGCATCCCGCTCGAGCTGCTCATGGAGAACGCCTCGCACCAGATCGCCGTCGCGGCGCGCCTCTTCCTCGGCAACGTCGCCGGCAAACGGATCGTCGCGCTCGCCGGCAGCGGGAACAACGGTGGCGATGCGCTCGGCGCCGTTCGTCACCTGAGCGGCTGGGGGGCGCACGTCGGCGTCGTGCTCTCCGGCCCGGCGGAGCGTCTGCGCCAGCTCGCGCGGCGGCAGCACGACATCCTCGCGAACCTCGGCATCGTTGGAGGGACAACCGTCGATGAGGCCGATCTCCTGATCGATGGCCTACTCGGCTACAGCGCGTCTGGTCCGCCGCGCGACGCGGTCGCCGACCTCATCCGCGCCGCGAACGCATCGCGGCTTCCGATCCTCGCGGTCGACCTGCCATCGGGCCTGCATCCGGACACCGGCGAGCCGCTCGGCGTCACGATCCGCGCCGCACTGACCGTCACGCTCGCGCTGCCGAAGCGCGGCCTCATCGGGACACGGTCGCGCGCGCTCGTCGGAGACCTACTCCTCGCGGACATCGGGATCCCGCCCCAGGCGTTCGACCGTCTCACGCTCGAGACGCGCGGACTGTTCGAGGACGGCGACCTCGTCCGTATCATCCGCTGA
- the proC gene encoding pyrroline-5-carboxylate reductase: protein MPLQGKRLAFIGGGTMAEAMIRGVLDKHLVPPSHIFVTGPRRERRAELTKQFGVKALASNAEAAQGAHMVVLSVKPQVLPAVLKELHGKLRADQLVVSIVAGAPLGVLREGLDHATIVRAMPNTPAQIGMGITAWCATASVERDQRDRAKAILGALGEEIEVEEEGMVDMATALSGTGPTYVFLLMEALVDAGVHLGFSRRVAEELVLRTVEGSAAFARRSGRHLAELRNMVTSPGGTSAAAIYELEKGTMRTVLSRAVYAAFVRTRELGAEAQQKMQKTKQ, encoded by the coding sequence ATGCCCTTACAGGGAAAGCGCCTCGCCTTCATCGGGGGCGGGACGATGGCCGAGGCGATGATCCGCGGCGTGCTCGACAAGCACCTCGTGCCGCCGTCGCACATCTTCGTCACCGGGCCGCGGCGCGAACGGCGCGCGGAGCTCACGAAGCAGTTCGGCGTGAAGGCCCTGGCGTCGAACGCGGAAGCGGCGCAGGGCGCGCACATGGTCGTGCTCTCCGTGAAGCCGCAGGTCCTCCCGGCCGTGCTAAAGGAGCTGCACGGGAAGCTGCGCGCGGATCAGCTCGTCGTGTCCATCGTCGCGGGCGCCCCGCTCGGGGTGCTCCGCGAGGGCCTCGATCACGCGACGATCGTGCGCGCGATGCCCAACACGCCGGCGCAGATCGGGATGGGCATCACCGCGTGGTGCGCGACCGCGAGCGTCGAGCGCGATCAGCGCGACCGCGCGAAGGCGATCCTGGGCGCGCTCGGCGAGGAGATCGAGGTCGAAGAGGAGGGCATGGTCGACATGGCGACCGCGCTCTCGGGCACCGGTCCGACGTATGTCTTCCTGCTCATGGAGGCGCTCGTCGACGCCGGTGTGCATCTGGGCTTCTCGCGGCGCGTCGCGGAGGAGCTCGTGCTGCGCACGGTCGAAGGCTCCGCGGCATTCGCGCGCCGCAGCGGGCGTCATCTCGCGGAGCTGCGCAACATGGTCACATCGCCGGGCGGTACGAGCGCCGCCGCGATCTACGAGCTCGAGAAGGGCACGATGCGCACGGTACTCTCGCGCGCCGTGTACGCCGCCTTCGTACGCACGCGCGAGCTCGGCGCCGAGGCTCAGCAGAAGATGCAGAAGACGAAGCAGTGA
- a CDS encoding MBL fold metallo-hydrolase: protein MRVGRFQVEIFSDGILRLDGGAMFGIVPKALWEKEKPADDRNRVAMDMNCLLIRDGAGNVVVVETGAGPKLTERSKEIFGIDGPPRLLDELARRGVRPDEVTLVVNTHLHFDHAGGNTYRDGDKIVATFPRASYVFQRLEWVDASAPNERTRGSYFSDDYTPLEATGKLELIDESVEILPGIRLDRVPGHTRGTQTVRVSDAGETMFFSSDFMPDRHHLRLPWIPAFDLYPLETLAAKKVILPRAVSEKWLVAFTHDLPRFGRIAESDGKLRYEEVSE from the coding sequence GTGCGCGTCGGTCGTTTCCAGGTCGAGATCTTCAGCGACGGCATCCTCCGGCTCGACGGCGGCGCGATGTTCGGCATCGTCCCGAAAGCGCTGTGGGAGAAGGAAAAACCCGCCGACGACCGCAATCGTGTGGCGATGGACATGAACTGTCTGCTCATCCGCGACGGAGCTGGCAACGTCGTCGTTGTCGAGACCGGCGCGGGGCCGAAGCTCACGGAGCGGTCGAAGGAGATCTTCGGGATCGACGGGCCGCCGCGGCTCCTGGACGAGCTCGCCCGCCGCGGCGTGCGACCGGACGAAGTGACCCTCGTCGTGAACACGCACCTGCATTTCGATCACGCCGGCGGCAACACGTACCGCGACGGCGACAAGATCGTCGCGACGTTCCCCCGAGCGTCGTACGTGTTCCAAAGGCTCGAGTGGGTCGACGCGAGCGCGCCGAACGAGCGGACGCGTGGCTCGTACTTCTCGGACGACTACACGCCGCTCGAGGCCACCGGCAAGCTCGAGCTCATCGACGAGAGCGTGGAGATCCTCCCGGGGATACGTCTCGACCGAGTGCCCGGACACACCCGCGGTACGCAGACGGTGCGCGTGAGCGATGCCGGCGAGACGATGTTCTTCTCGTCGGACTTCATGCCCGACCGCCATCACCTGCGGCTGCCGTGGATCCCGGCGTTCGATCTGTACCCGCTCGAGACGCTCGCCGCGAAGAAGGTGATCCTGCCGCGCGCTGTCTCTGAGAAGTGGCTCGTCGCGTTCACGCACGACCTGCCGCGCTTCGGGCGCATCGCGGAGTCGGACGGAAAGCTCCGCTACGAAGAGGTGTCCGAATAG
- a CDS encoding PaaI family thioesterase: MSGLELTRASIERALPDPPLSRLTGLRLSEAGLGMASAAMPASLWWQSGAGVFLAGTIAFVGDLPLGCAVLTGAPAGVAVTSSELSVNFLRPATIRSQSLIARARLIHSTRSLGLAEATIEDGRGRLLGHATSRCVLFPGNPAHMSARQYPQSSSMPDPYLREVEGDVRGQEFWDSTPGIEVMRQTAAGLFRPPVFLLVGLRGVEAREGELTLAVPISDWLCNAFGVVYGGVTALLADAAMSLAVGSTVPAATAFSPLDMKIHFLRPVFPVDGELRARARVVHRGRTIAVVTCDIVDPKERLVAQASGSVLILPGRPWLRPVHVADEMTQETDLQP, from the coding sequence ATGTCTGGACTCGAACTGACGCGCGCGAGCATCGAGCGCGCTCTTCCAGATCCGCCGCTCTCGCGGCTGACCGGGCTGCGCTTGTCCGAGGCGGGCCTCGGCATGGCGAGCGCCGCCATGCCAGCGAGCCTCTGGTGGCAATCTGGAGCAGGCGTCTTCCTCGCTGGAACGATCGCGTTCGTCGGCGACCTTCCGCTCGGCTGCGCGGTCCTCACCGGAGCGCCGGCGGGGGTCGCCGTGACGTCTTCGGAGCTGTCGGTGAACTTCCTACGCCCTGCCACGATAAGAAGCCAGTCCCTCATCGCACGCGCGCGCCTCATCCATTCGACCCGGTCGCTGGGTCTCGCTGAGGCGACGATCGAAGACGGGCGGGGCCGCCTGCTCGGCCATGCGACGTCCCGCTGCGTGTTGTTCCCCGGCAACCCCGCGCATATGTCGGCGCGACAGTACCCGCAGTCGAGCAGCATGCCCGACCCGTATCTCCGCGAGGTCGAGGGCGACGTGCGCGGGCAAGAGTTTTGGGACTCGACGCCCGGGATCGAGGTCATGCGTCAGACCGCGGCGGGCCTGTTCCGGCCACCGGTATTCCTTCTCGTCGGCCTGCGGGGGGTCGAAGCGCGCGAGGGCGAGCTGACGCTCGCAGTCCCGATCTCGGACTGGCTATGCAACGCTTTCGGGGTGGTTTACGGCGGTGTGACGGCGCTGCTCGCCGATGCCGCCATGTCGCTCGCGGTCGGTAGCACCGTGCCCGCCGCTACCGCGTTCAGCCCGCTCGACATGAAGATCCACTTCCTTCGTCCGGTCTTTCCCGTGGACGGAGAGCTCCGGGCGCGCGCTCGCGTCGTGCATCGTGGCCGCACGATCGCGGTCGTGACCTGCGACATCGTCGATCCCAAGGAACGGCTCGTCGCCCAGGCATCGGGCTCGGTCCTCATCCTTCCGGGGCGACCGTGGTTGCGGCCGGTGCACGTCGCCGACGAGATGACGCAGGAGACCGACCTCCAGCCCTGA